The Juglans regia cultivar Chandler chromosome 10, Walnut 2.0, whole genome shotgun sequence genome includes the window ATGTCTACAGTGATTTGGCCGCTGTGTATTACATATGGTGGATTTGGCAATTCAGGTAGTTCTGGACAGCAGGCATTTTGTGAAGGAGTGGCCATTTACCAACGAAGCAGATCACTATCTAAGATTTATTTGCCGATTGATACCGAGTTTGTGCGATATAGACACTGAATTAAAGAGGGACTTACCAACTGGAGAAATTGTTGTAGTTCCACTCCATGCAACAGTTGGAGAGTTGAAGCAAGCAGTAGAGTGCATTGAGGGACACTTACTGTATCACTGAAGGTTTTTTGGTTATAGAGATTGAAGAGCTGAAGGAATTGGAGGATGAGGAGGTGCTGTTTGGAGCGGTCGAGTCTGGTGTGGAACTatgtgtgagagggagagggataGATTTGGAGAATCGCTTGAGGTACCAAAGTGGGCTTGACAATTGGATGGTGAGATGCGAATGTGGGGCACAAGATGATGACGGGGAGAGGATGGTGGAATGCGACATTTGTGAGGTGTGGCAGCACACTCGCTAGTCGCTGCTCTGGCATTTGAGGACACTAAttcgtttgcattcaaaactcatctcaactcatttcatattatctcatcattgcaattttttcaaattttcacacaaaatatactaaacaattcaacttttattttactatttacaaaccatcttaactcatttcaactcatctctgaatccaaacaactcCTGAAACTGTTCCACCGCTATTTGTGTGCTCAGGATGCTGCGGCTCACTTGTTCCGTCGTCGAAAAATGAATCTTCCTGTGCATTTGAGTGTTCTGGCACTCTTCTCATGCCTACTACAGAGACTTGTGGACTCGAGCTAGGAAATTAAGATTTGTTGTGAAATGAAACGTTCACTGCCTGCTTTATCCTTCTTGTCATATGATTGGAGCTAGTAAAAGAGCACAGAGAATTGCCCTTACTCGTTGTTTCCCATCTTGAAGGTCCTGAATACCCTTTTTCCCACCTTATTAAGGAATACCTTGCTCTTTTCTTGCTCATTTAGATTGAGATAAATGAAATCACTTGACACGAAGTGAGGATTGTAAAATTTTGTCTACGTTTCCAACTTACTTAAATGCATGTAATCTTTGAAGAGTCTCGCAAGTTCTTTGTTGCGTgttcatttatttccttttgttttgcttaattctacaaaagcaatcttacaaattgacgtgatttcatgtgattcgttagatttattttacagtaaaagtaattttacaaatttgatGAATTACATCAAGTCACgacaatttataagattattctTGTGTACACCCTTTatagctaaagtatttctcaatttATTACGTTTGATTCTGTTTATGCGTACCATTCACACCCTAATATTGCAATGAAACCATCGATCTTTGGTTGTTTAATGTTAATTAGAGAATGGTATTTTCCTCTTCATCTCAAATAGAGAGTACAGTTTGCCAGAGACGAGAGAACTAGCAAATCTAATGTCAACCCGAAGAGACGACGACAGAAGGGGAACGGGGCCGTGGGGGATAGATAAAGAATACTATGCCAGTGAGTTTTTCATCTCTGCTCATGAATTTGCTCCATATGGATTGCAACCATTCGTTGAAAACAAGAAAAGCAGAAATCAAAAAGTCAAATCTCGGTTTGATCGAATCAAGAAAGGAAGATGATCACCAGGAGTTGTTCAATGGCTTCTCCAACAAAGCCGAAAGGTACATCTCTCTGCGCTCGGGACCGCGATCGAGCTTCTTCCCCAACCCACTTCAACTTCTTGTATCCAATGCTCTCTATCAGCGGCTAGTAAACCTCGTCGAACTGCTCTTCCACACAGAAGAAATGGTCGAGCCAAAACAACCCCCTGGGCCTGAGTATCCTGTAGATATCAAACATCAAGAAGTGCAGCAACGTCGTCGGAATCCAGTTACTCAATACGTGCATGGAGTGCACGATGTCCAACGTGTTGTCGAAGAACGGTAGCCTTTGAAAAATGCTAATGTACAGAGGCACAACCCCTCTCGAGGCGATGAAATTGTTGAATGGACCATTCAAATTCATGGATGTTGTAACAATGATTATGTTCCTTGCCATCATTCTCACAGCAAAAGTAGCCACTCCACGAATGTCGAGCCCGATACGTATCGTGCCGGGATTCTTCGTTGCCAATACTTCGTCGATGCTGAAGTCAAGTCCTCCATAATTACCTGATCCAGATACGGCCCAACGAGTTTTCTCAACTCTTTGCAGATCGAAACAATCTTTACAATCACTGAATCCCTTTCCCTATGCTTTCGGTTAATGAGACACTCGTAGTTCTTGCGGAGTTATCGGACGGCGTGGTCCATAAGCTGGTTGGAAGAGGGTATGGTTCGGCATACATAGGAGGGGCGGCAACGGCGTCGAGGGAGGGCTCACAGCCCTTGAGGAGAAGCTTTTGGGCCAGGAGCTCGTCGTCGGGGCAGGATCCATTAACTTTGTAAGACATGAAGTGGCTGAGTTCTTCAGGAAATAGGGTGCATGCTCTGCCAACTGGGGGGTATATGGTGTCGGAATCAAAGTTGGCATTGAATCCAAACGGAAGTGTATGTCCGGACGCAAAGGCAATGAATTCAGGTGGGAGGTCCAAAGCAGTATATCCGAGAGAACGGatgtttttttaactttagaaGACTCAAATATCCATTGACAAGAGGATGAAAAGGAAGAATAGATTGGTGTGGAGAGACTGTTTATGATAAGGGGAATCAGCTTTGGGTTGGAGTTGAAGATAGAAAGGGAAATTAATCAGTTGGAACTCTAGGAATGGGTATATTATTCCTACGTATACCTTAAAGAAAGAatggtttttctttcaaacaaacttattttataaaaattttttgagaaattaaagatTTTTGGATTAAAATCACTAGTCACTTATCTTTAATAAACTAGGATGGTAGGTAATTATGGGACTCATCGTGGAAGTCAACACTGCTATATTAAGCAATTATATTTccattaatgtatatatatttagagtaatgttagagagaaattattatagcaatacatattttatatttactgtatggttatttttaattaattattcttaatatttatttaaggagatatatgatttaaataatatcatatcatatatacaaaataaatattcttaataataacttctatctatatttattcatatattttttaagccAAGAATATTAATTGTATGTGGTGCTGCTGGTATCCAGCAAGCCACAACGCGCACGGGATGTTTTGACTGTGATGATGGTCCATGATTgctttttcttaatttcctttactttttaatgttttgaatttctccacttattattgtaaaatcaaattggtcataaaaaaaattaaaacacgtctactttttttatattaacttATGTGACGACTTGTCACGTCAGCATTTAGTGTGACAATAAACATATTTACAAATATAATCTTcttgtattattaattatatatatatcaaatagaTAAGTGATGTATAAactcttcattttaattttttattatttatatatagatgttgATGATCTCTACTTAAGAAATTTAGTGGGCGTCAATCTTTACATGGTGTCGACATTAGAATTAAAGTAGGGCAAGTTATTTTGGTCCCCTTCTAATTAAATCAAAGTGTCCTGCTCCAAGAATTGCTTCCATGGAAGAAGCGTCGACACAAGCCGCGTAGAAATACAAACATTGAGCTCAAAAACTGTACTTTAATGGACGTAAATTCACCACAATGAATGATATTGACAAAATTTTCCTATTTCTTTAtacattttcttcttaaaattgaATCCTATAATTCTATGTAGATTTGTACGCAATTTTCTTCTCTGATGAGCTGAACATGAAGTAAAAAGAGAAGCGCTAGCTCATGTAATGACTCAAAATGGTCTCTTGAGGTACTTGAAATCCATGGATGAATCAACACAGTCCAACCCAATCCTGCGAATATTCAGCAATTTCAACAATTCGGTCGCCTTATCCTTTAAGCTCTCACCACAACCTACCTGCAAGACAACCAAGAACTTCTGAAAAGCACCCGCTTGAAGTGCCTCAAGTAAAACACCATTCTCGTCCTTCTTATCATTCCTGCAGAGCTTCCAAAGAATGCAGACTGCAAACTCAGTCCCCAACTCCGATACCCTTAACATTTTCTTGACCAGAATAGGCACGGTTAGAGCATTCTTGTAAgcctcttctcttccttctttggaGTCGCAAATGCCAGTCAAAACACCCAAAGCTCTCTCGCATATTCCTTTTTCCGCATCAACAAGGATTTCTAGTATTAGGGGGACAAGACCCAGTTCCACAAATCTTGATGTGGATGATCTCACACTGGTTGCAGATGGAGAAATCATGTAGAAAATAGCTGCTAAAGAAGCCTTGGTAGCCTTAGGACAAATGGGCTCCCTTATCATTTTAACCAAAGCTTCAGCAACTCCTTCGATCTCTGCCAAGGAATCAATATGTCTTTGATTCAAAGATAGAAGCTCTTTGAGTACTACAACCACGTTTTGCCGCGCGGAAAGATCCCCACTCTTCAAAAGCCATACCATGCCACCTAAAGATGTCGCCGACCCTAGTTTCAATCGGCCTTCCTCGCCCAGGGGGAACATCCATGTCAATACAGATAAGATCTCCTTCAAGAGGTCGGCATGTTTCTCGATCGAGATATTACTACTCGCGAAAGAATAGAATGTATCCGACAACACACAGCCCGTGCCGTTGTTCACAATGCACCGCTTGTTACGGTCGCTCTCCTTTCCCCATGCCTTGATCTTCCCCACCAATTCCCGGCAACTCTTGTGATCCCCACGTTTAGTTGAGACCGCAATTCTTGAACAAATCTGGGAAACCTCGTACTGGGTCACGGGAATTCGAGGCGTAGGGATCCTTTCGATCCCATTAGAACGATTCTGGACACACCAATCTTGAATCATCTTGCGTATCGCATGATTTGGGATCTGGTCAAAGCTCATCAACACCTGGTTACTGACCGGACAGGTTTGGTTGCCGGCTTCGATCCACTTCTCGATGTTCTCTCGATCATACGTGATACCCGTAGACAACGTGACGGGATCTCTCATCAAATCAAGTGAGATCGGACAGCGAAAGTAGGTCGGAATCGTGATCTCCGTTTGTAAATTGCCATCCAAAAGCTCGCTGATCTTGTTGCCGCCACGGCTGGCTCTCAGTCTTCTCCAAGATAAAATCATAGTGCTTAACAGTTTTGAATTCGTCTTCTCCAACAAATGATAGATATTATGTCTTTTGCTTATGCTGAGTGCCAGAGAATTTCGAGACTATTTATATCTAAGATAAGCGTGTATGAAGCTAGATAGGATCCttatatctcatatatatatattcttcctaCGCGTGTCAAAGCTAGGTAAGGTAaggtagaaaaaaaaacaaaaaaagtagaagaaagaCACGTTCATTATGAAAGAAATTAAGGAGATAGGAACGTTGTTGTAGTATTTGAATGTTGACCGTTGAACGAATGTTCAAGGCCGTCCTTGGTTGCGCACAGCACATAGAGATAGAGTTACTGGCAATATAGAATGAAGTCGGCTGAGGTTTGACCTGACCCGGCGAGTCATGATAcacttatttattttcacataattttattaaaacgtccttcatttaaaatataattacaaaaaatattatttataaatcatttttcttcaccAGCTGTCTTGGTCTCCGTGAACTGACCCTTTCAAAATTGGTCGGTGCGTCGCCCTTCAAGTCTCcgttcatttatttattttagaatcttTAAACGTGTGCAGTTATTATGATCAAACGTACACGGCGAAGTCTACTGAGGAGTAATTACTAGGAGCTCTCACTCTCAgagtataaatatgtatttgatttttatttaggaAATTATGTGAAgatatatcaattaaaaaattagagtttatataaataattttaattatatagcaatttttttctacttataagttcgaagaataaaaatttataaactcgatattataagatttaatttataaacaaaattccaaaataatttctcttatcaATCAAACAAATGTTAAGTTCTGTTTACGTGTACATACCAATttcgaatattatttttaaaataattatctaCCGTTTTCTCAATGACTATATGCATCGGCCAAGATAAGGACTTCCACGTGCCAGTCATAGTTTTAGGCCCGTTTGGAGTACAacataatctcatctcatttaatattatctcatctcatctcatctcatcttatcttatctcaacattcaaatatcataaatataaacactttaaaatttcaaaatttcaattattttatctattcattacaacttttctaaactttcaaacaaaatataaaaaataattcaaattttttaaattttaaaataaaataatatgaaaaattatagaaaatatatttacaacagTGAATTGTGCAACTATCTTGTAATCGTTtggaaaaaactgaataaaacatgagacctatataaaaaaatttaatttttaattatataccttactttttttcaaaacgattatataaCGTTTACACACTTCACAATTGTATGTATAATtactcaaaaaattatattataacaatattttaattttataatatttttattcaattttttctctatctttttcataaactataaaatattttaattcaaactattttattattattcataaattatttcattaatataatatgcaaCAACATACCATTGGAGactaccaaagaaaaaaaaggttgcaATTAAAACCTATTTAAGTTATAACCTATGTAAtgtaaaattcacaaaatttccTTCGGTGGTAGATCAACACGCTTCCAACAACACAGaccataaatttatatatatattttc containing:
- the LOC109010654 gene encoding U-box domain-containing protein 21-like, whose protein sequence is MILSWRRLRASRGGNKISELLDGNLQTEITIPTYFRCPISLDLMRDPVTLSTGITYDRENIEKWIEAGNQTCPVSNQVLMSFDQIPNHAIRKMIQDWCVQNRSNGIERIPTPRIPVTQYEVSQICSRIAVSTKRGDHKSCRELVGKIKAWGKESDRNKRCIVNNGTGCVLSDTFYSFASSNISIEKHADLLKEILSVLTWMFPLGEEGRLKLGSATSLGGMVWLLKSGDLSARQNVVVVLKELLSLNQRHIDSLAEIEGVAEALVKMIREPICPKATKASLAAIFYMISPSATSVRSSTSRFVELGLVPLILEILVDAEKGICERALGVLTGICDSKEGREEAYKNALTVPILVKKMLRVSELGTEFAVCILWKLCRNDKKDENGVLLEALQAGAFQKFLVVLQVGCGESLKDKATELLKLLNIRRIGLDCVDSSMDFKYLKRPF